DNA from Acidimicrobiales bacterium:
GCGGCTGCGCCGGCGGTGAGCCGGGCCGCCCTGCGGGTGAGGCGGTTCACTTGCCGCGACCGCCCTCGGGACCCCCGACCAGCCAGTTGATGCCCCGCCGGTCTCTCGTCCTGAGTGGCCTAGTCGCGTCCATAACGCACCTCCGCTTGGCGCCCGCCGTCCATGTGCGGGCAGTGCGGCCAGTGTGCGGGTCACCACGTAGAGTGGTCAAGGTCCCGGAAGGAGGTTAGGCGGCTAGGACTTTTGGCCCCTCCTGGTCCCGGTCCTCCCGCCGGGAGGCGGCCGGGGAGCCGGCCAGGCGCACCGCCCCCCACCCGATGGCGGCGGCCCCGGCCACCTCCAGCACGAGCCAGGCGCCGGTCCGGACGTGCTCGTGGTAGAGGGCCATTCCCCACACGATGCCGACCAGCGGGTCGGAGAGGGTTAGGGCGGGCTGGGCCGCCACCAGCCTCCCGGCCTGGAAGGCGTTCTGGACGAGGAACATCGAACCCGCCCCGAAGGCCACCATGACCCAGGTCTGCCAGGCCGTGAGGGCCCCGGTGATGCCGCCGGACAGGGCGTGGTCCATGGCCTTCATCAGGGCGGCGGTCACCCCGAAGCCGATCCCGGCCGCCAGGGCATAGGCGGTGGCCCGGGCCCCGGCCGAGCCGTGCCTCTCGCCTGCCTCCGGCTGGTCATGCCCACCTCCGGCCGCCGGCCGGCCATGCCGACCTCCGGCCTCCGGCCGGCCATGCCGACCTCCGGCCTCCGGCCGGATCCGGCTGCCCGCCGCCACCAGCAGGGCCATCGCCCCGGCCGCGGCCCCGATCCCGAGGGCCCACCCGATGGCGTCGATCCCGGCCGGGCTGCCCCCGGTGGGCGACGCCGCCAGGGTGAGGGCGCCCAGTCCGGCCGTCATCGCCCCGACCGCCGACCACTCGCGCCGGCCCAGGTCGTTGCCGAAGGCCCGGGCCGCGATCAGGAGGGTCATCGGCAGCTCGAGGACCAGGATGGGCTGGACCATCGACAGCTGCCCGACGCCGAGGGCGGCGGCCTGGAGCAGGAAGCTGGCCGCGGTCGTCCCCATGGCCGCCAGCCAGAGGGGCTGGCGGACGAGCCGGGCCACCAGCTCCCAGCGCATGGCCGCCCGGTCGGGCTGGTCCCGGTTCACCCTCCGCTCCAGGACCGAGGCGGAGGCGTTGGCGGCGGCGGCGAGGACGGCGAGGGCGGCGGCGAGGGGCCTCATGGGAGGGGTGGCTTCGCCCGGGGGGTGGGGCCAGTCGCCATGGTCGAGGCTTTCCCCATCTCCTGCCAGGACTAGCCTCGCCCCCTTCGGCCCTGGCGAGCGTCCCGGGCCCGGGGGAGGGATCGTGTCCGACAAGCCCAGCTATCTGGGGCTCCTCAATGCCGTCTCGCTGGCGGAGTCCCGGGCCCACTGCTACCTGACCGAGTGGGCCGCGGTGACGCCGAGCTCAGACGTGCGCCGGGTGCTCCTGACCGTGGCCGCCCGGGAGGGTGAGCACGGGATGAGCTTTGCCAAGCGGATCAACGAGCTCGGCTACGAGCTGCGCCCCAAGGACGACCCGAACTTCGAGAAGGCCCTCGACATCGTGCGCTCCGCCTGCTCGGACCTGGAGAAGATGGAGGCCCTCGGGCTGCAGAAGCTGGACAGTGGGGACCAACCGGACATCTTCGACGGGTTCTTCAAGGACCACTCCATCGACATCCGCACCGGGGAGATGCTGGGGCGCTACATCGCCGAGGAGCGCGACAGCGCCCGGCTGCTGCGCAGCTGCTACGAGCAGCTGAGGGCCGCCGCCGCCGTGAACGGCAACGGCTCCGCCAAGGGCGCCAAGGGTGCCGACAAGGCCGACCGGGCCACGGCCAGGCAGCTGGCGGCTCTGGACTCCAAGGTCGACGCCATCTGCGAGGCCGTCACCGAGCTGCGCCGGATCGTCACCAGCCAGGCGGCGCCGGTCGCCTGACCGGGAGCGCTCAGGCGCTCCAGCTGTCCCAGTGCACGATGCCCTCGACGGCCGGGCGCGCCGCGACCTTGAACTCGGTTCCCTTGGTGTAGGCCACGGGTAGCAGGGCCACCTGCATCACGTCGTCGGGGACGCCGAGCATCTCGGCCGCTTCCTTCTCCCCCCCGAGGTGCAGGGTGGTGAGCACCGAGCCGAGGCCGCGGGAGCGCAGGGCCAGCTGGAAGCTCCACACCGCCGGGAAGATGCCCCCGAGCATCGAGCACCACATCATCGACGGCGCCCCTTCGGGCAGCCGGCCCTGGAGGCACGGGATCACGTGCACCGGCACCCGCTCGAGGTTCTCGGCCAGCCACAGCGCCGACTCGTACACATGGTGGGTCTGGATATCCCCGTCGGTGATGTTGCCGGCCGCCGCCTTCAGGTATCCCATCCCGACCTGGCGGTAGATGTCGGCCAGGACCTTGCGCTTGGCGGCGTCGGTGACGATCAGCCAGCGCCAGGTCTGCGAGTTCGACGGGGTCGGCGCCTGCTGGGACAGGCGGATGCACTCGAGCAGCACCTCGCGCCCGACGGGGCGGTCGAGGTCGAGGCGCTTGCGCACCGCCCGGGTCGTGGACAGCAGGAGGTCGGTCTGGGCCAGCTCGAACGGCGACCCGGCGGCGGTCTGGGAAGTCACGGGCGGAACCTACTGCGCCGTGCCACGCTCGCGACGTGCTCGAGGCCCGCGACCTGAGCGTGGAGGTCGGTGGCGTTCTCACCCTGGAGGACGCCGGCTTCACGGTGCGCGCCGGGGACAAGGTCGGCCTGGTCGGGCGCAACGGCGCCGGGAAGACCAGCCTCCTGCGCGTCCTGGCCGGGGATGACCCGCCCGCCGCCGGGCGGGTGCTGCGCCAGGGGGCGCTGGGCTTCCTGCCCCAGGACCCCCGCCCCCGCGGCTCCGGGGTGGATGCCACCGCCCTGTCCCATGTCCTGTCCGGCCGTGGCCTCGACGCCGACCAGCGCCGCCTCGAGAAGTTGCGGACGCGGGTCGAGGAGACGCCCTCCGCCGAGAACGTGGCCCGCTTCTCGCGCGCCGAGGAGCGCTTCAACCTCGACGGG
Protein-coding regions in this window:
- a CDS encoding nitroreductase family protein, with the translated sequence MTSQTAAGSPFELAQTDLLLSTTRAVRKRLDLDRPVGREVLLECIRLSQQAPTPSNSQTWRWLIVTDAAKRKVLADIYRQVGMGYLKAAAGNITDGDIQTHHVYESALWLAENLERVPVHVIPCLQGRLPEGAPSMMWCSMLGGIFPAVWSFQLALRSRGLGSVLTTLHLGGEKEAAEMLGVPDDVMQVALLPVAYTKGTEFKVAARPAVEGIVHWDSWSA